The proteins below are encoded in one region of Paenibacillus albus:
- a CDS encoding heavy metal translocating P-type ATPase, with translation MNEYRVKGLSCGNCALGLEQQIQKLEFGETASLSYNSGKLKVDPRVSLTKIEKILNSDHAYIDRNHPNGHEHNHSDAHAHDHDHNHDHDHGHSHGHGHGHDHDHSHEHGSSKMIALLIISTVIYGATFLIGDLFNHYVQIGLYIVAIILSGYSTFLRGLKNLFALRFNIDTLMTIALAGAVAIGEWKEATLVAILFGLNELLEGLGMEKARRSMDSLLKVAPKEAIKYENGQELLVPIASLNIGDLVIVKPGEKIPSDGTVEEGKSSVNEAAITGESLPVEKAIGEPVFGGSINNEGILKIRIEKAYKDSSLAKILHLVEEAQETKTPTELFINKFARYYTPIIMIAAALVILVPPLLFGGDWSKWVYQGLAVLIVGCPCALILSSPIAIVSGITRNARNGILVKGGVFLEQLGKIDTIAFDKTGTLTKGEPHVEKMIAYEETKFLEVAGSIEKASTHPLARAIMKKIDQQGIAVPDPDEIQTLSGRGITAFVNGKQYWLGNEKSMEHIHFGADVQRDLDDLKEQGLTLVLVADTEKLLGMFGIADEVRDESAAVISQLHRAGIKQTVMLTGDHRKTAEKVARRVGVTSYFGDLLPEDKVNKIKELSARGSVAMIGDGINDAPALATAGLGIAMGKGTDSAIETADIVLMQDHLGKLPEAVSVAKKVNSIIRFNISVALGLKLIALLLTIPGWLTLWFAILSDMGATIFVTLVSLTVLINKKKQ, from the coding sequence ATGAACGAATATCGTGTCAAAGGGCTTTCCTGCGGAAACTGTGCACTCGGACTCGAACAGCAAATCCAAAAATTAGAGTTCGGCGAGACGGCATCCCTGAGCTACAATTCAGGCAAATTAAAAGTTGATCCTAGAGTTTCTTTGACTAAAATAGAGAAAATCTTAAATTCAGATCATGCCTATATTGATCGGAACCATCCAAACGGACATGAGCATAACCATAGCGATGCTCATGCTCATGACCACGATCACAATCACGACCATGATCACGGCCACAGTCACGGTCACGGTCATGGTCATGACCACGACCATTCGCATGAGCACGGAAGCTCGAAGATGATCGCCTTGCTCATTATTTCTACCGTTATTTACGGCGCTACCTTCCTTATCGGAGACCTCTTTAACCATTATGTTCAAATCGGCTTGTATATCGTGGCAATCATACTAAGCGGCTATTCGACCTTCCTTAGAGGGCTTAAGAACCTATTCGCACTGCGATTCAACATCGATACCCTCATGACGATTGCGCTAGCCGGCGCTGTAGCAATCGGCGAATGGAAAGAAGCGACGCTTGTTGCGATTCTCTTCGGTTTGAATGAACTGCTTGAAGGACTGGGAATGGAGAAAGCCCGGCGTTCCATGGACTCCTTGCTTAAAGTAGCTCCAAAGGAAGCCATAAAATATGAGAACGGCCAAGAACTGCTAGTCCCAATAGCATCACTCAATATCGGAGATCTGGTCATCGTAAAGCCCGGCGAGAAGATCCCATCCGACGGTACAGTTGAAGAAGGCAAAAGCTCCGTAAACGAAGCAGCCATTACAGGGGAATCCTTACCCGTAGAGAAAGCGATTGGAGAGCCGGTCTTCGGAGGAAGCATCAACAACGAGGGCATTCTGAAGATCCGTATTGAAAAAGCATATAAAGATTCATCCTTAGCTAAGATCCTGCACCTGGTTGAAGAAGCGCAAGAAACGAAAACGCCAACCGAGCTTTTCATTAATAAATTTGCAAGATATTACACACCAATTATCATGATTGCAGCAGCTCTCGTTATTCTGGTTCCACCTCTTCTCTTTGGAGGGGATTGGAGCAAATGGGTCTATCAAGGCTTAGCCGTACTCATTGTCGGATGCCCTTGCGCGCTTATTCTTTCTTCGCCTATTGCCATCGTTTCAGGCATCACTCGTAATGCACGTAATGGAATCTTGGTTAAAGGCGGCGTCTTCTTAGAACAACTAGGCAAAATCGATACGATTGCTTTTGACAAAACCGGTACCTTAACGAAAGGTGAACCGCATGTTGAGAAGATGATCGCATACGAGGAGACGAAATTTCTTGAAGTCGCAGGTTCTATCGAGAAGGCATCGACTCACCCCTTAGCAAGAGCGATCATGAAGAAAATCGATCAACAAGGAATCGCGGTTCCCGACCCTGACGAAATCCAGACCCTATCCGGTCGTGGAATTACAGCCTTCGTTAATGGCAAGCAGTACTGGCTTGGAAATGAGAAAAGCATGGAGCATATTCATTTCGGGGCTGATGTGCAGAGAGATCTGGATGACTTGAAAGAACAAGGCCTCACGCTCGTGCTTGTCGCGGATACGGAGAAGCTGCTCGGCATGTTCGGCATTGCCGATGAAGTTCGAGATGAAAGTGCTGCCGTAATCTCCCAGCTGCATCGAGCCGGCATTAAACAGACCGTGATGCTCACCGGCGACCACCGGAAAACCGCCGAGAAAGTTGCGAGAAGAGTCGGAGTCACTTCCTATTTCGGTGACCTTCTCCCTGAAGATAAAGTGAACAAGATTAAAGAACTCTCTGCGCGCGGTAGTGTAGCCATGATTGGCGACGGCATTAATGATGCTCCTGCATTAGCAACGGCCGGCCTAGGTATTGCAATGGGTAAAGGAACGGACAGCGCCATTGAAACGGCGGATATCGTGCTGATGCAAGATCACTTGGGGAAACTGCCTGAAGCCGTATCTGTTGCCAAGAAGGTCAATTCGATTATTCGCTTCAACATCTCTGTTGCTCTCGGCCTGAAGCTCATCGCCCTGCTGCTTACCATTCCGGGATGGTTGACTTTATGGTTTGCAATCTTGTCCGATATGGGCGCAACCATCTTTGTTACTTTAGTAAGCTTGACGGTGCTTATTAACAAGAAAAAACAGTGA
- a CDS encoding ArsR/SmtB family transcription factor has product MVQKLTQETCDETCNGTQVDFQVVKENLIDESAASEMADLFKTLGDPTRVKIIHALSQSELCVHDLTQVLDMGQSAISHQLRFLRNLRIVKRRKVGKTVFYSLDDDHVEQIFVQTLQHLKHD; this is encoded by the coding sequence TTGGTCCAGAAACTTACTCAAGAAACATGCGATGAAACATGCAATGGCACGCAGGTCGATTTCCAGGTCGTTAAGGAGAACTTGATCGATGAATCCGCAGCTAGCGAGATGGCTGATCTCTTCAAGACACTGGGTGACCCGACAAGGGTAAAGATCATTCACGCACTATCGCAAAGCGAGCTGTGCGTACATGATCTGACCCAGGTGTTAGACATGGGGCAATCGGCGATCTCCCATCAACTCCGGTTTTTAAGAAACTTGCGTATCGTAAAGAGACGCAAAGTAGGTAAAACGGTGTTCTACTCGTTGGATGACGACCATGTAGAGCAAATTTTCGTTCAAACCTTGCAGCACTTAAAGCATGATTAA
- a CDS encoding copper resistance CopC family protein codes for MKKRWSLCLFILVLLLLPQTVSAHTAIKASTPANGETVSTELKEITLSFGTEIEPVVVLKVTDSSKKEVPVKAEAAKSTIKGVFEAPLADGTYTVSWRIIGEDGHNITGEYTFNVAVPVQQDTAPVNSTVTADTPEIDHEANAASEETVTPVEQNAAPDSSNASDVVDASAATTEAAEFVLPEEYTKAAEADNKQKNIWTSIIAIAVLGLVFMLFRSVLKKGK; via the coding sequence TTGAAGAAACGTTGGTCTTTATGCTTATTTATACTTGTATTATTACTGCTTCCACAGACGGTTTCAGCACATACGGCAATCAAAGCGTCGACACCTGCAAATGGAGAAACGGTCAGCACGGAACTGAAAGAAATCACGTTGTCGTTTGGCACGGAGATTGAGCCGGTTGTTGTACTAAAGGTCACGGATTCATCTAAAAAAGAAGTTCCCGTCAAGGCTGAAGCAGCTAAGAGTACGATTAAAGGGGTATTCGAGGCGCCTTTGGCAGATGGGACCTATACGGTCAGTTGGCGTATCATTGGCGAGGATGGCCATAACATTACAGGTGAATATACGTTTAACGTTGCTGTGCCCGTCCAGCAGGATACAGCCCCTGTAAATTCTACGGTGACTGCGGATACGCCGGAAATTGATCATGAAGCTAACGCAGCGTCTGAGGAAACCGTCACTCCGGTTGAACAGAACGCGGCTCCGGATAGCTCCAATGCTTCAGATGTCGTCGATGCTTCTGCTGCTACCACTGAGGCTGCGGAGTTTGTGCTCCCAGAGGAATACACCAAGGCAGCCGAGGCGGACAACAAGCAGAAAAACATTTGGACGTCCATTATCGCTATCGCCGTTCTTGGATTGGTCTTCATGTTATTCCGCAGCGTACTTAAAAAAGGAAAATAA
- a CDS encoding cation diffusion facilitator family transporter — protein sequence MGHSHDHEGHSGHHHGTANFNRAFLIGIVLNTAFVATEASYGIISHSLALVADAGHNLSDVLALVLAWVASILARKSPTTSRTYGFRRSSILAALFNAIFLLIALGAIAWEAIRRFAEPSAIEGSTVIWVAAIGIVLNGITAVMFLSGSKGDINIRGAFLHMAADAGVSLGVVIAGLIILNTDWQWLDPTVSLIIAVVIFLSTWGLLKESLNMSLDAVPKGIDSMQVKTYLEGLPDVRNVHDLHIWGISTTEVALTVHFTLAYTANHEDHLKLCRDGLHEKFNINHITIQIESPTYQCPQEPEGTI from the coding sequence GTGGGACATTCACACGATCATGAAGGTCATAGCGGTCATCATCATGGGACAGCCAATTTTAACCGAGCTTTTCTAATCGGTATCGTACTCAACACCGCTTTTGTTGCGACTGAAGCATCATATGGAATCATAAGTCATTCACTGGCACTCGTTGCAGATGCAGGCCACAATCTTAGCGATGTATTGGCACTTGTGCTTGCTTGGGTTGCCAGCATCCTAGCTAGAAAAAGTCCAACGACAAGCCGTACTTACGGCTTCAGACGTTCCTCTATTTTAGCCGCTTTGTTTAATGCGATCTTCTTGCTGATTGCACTTGGCGCAATCGCTTGGGAAGCCATACGACGTTTCGCAGAACCCTCCGCAATCGAAGGAAGCACCGTTATTTGGGTAGCAGCTATTGGAATTGTATTAAACGGCATAACGGCCGTCATGTTTCTTAGCGGCAGCAAAGGCGATATTAATATTCGCGGCGCATTCTTACATATGGCTGCAGATGCCGGCGTATCCTTAGGTGTTGTCATTGCGGGCCTTATCATCTTAAATACGGATTGGCAATGGCTCGATCCCACAGTCAGCTTAATCATTGCCGTGGTTATATTTCTGAGTACGTGGGGGCTGCTGAAAGAATCATTAAACATGTCACTAGATGCCGTACCCAAAGGTATCGACTCCATGCAAGTAAAGACATATTTAGAGGGCTTGCCGGATGTCCGCAATGTTCATGATCTGCACATATGGGGAATCAGCACGACTGAAGTCGCCCTAACGGTTCACTTCACTTTGGCATACACTGCAAACCACGAAGATCATTTGAAGCTATGCAGAGATGGCTTGCATGAGAAATTCAATATCAACCACATTACGATTCAAATTGAATCCCCAACCTACCAATGCCCGCAAGAACCTGAAGGAACCATTTAA
- a CDS encoding ZIP family metal transporter — MLNEGINAFKAGMLGLLLGGSGIGVGGIIALLVGNVRRNISSFVIQVSAGMMLIIIVLDIIPESVSIGGFPLTTVGILLGLYGIRQLERIAHRIVTITTGLHNDTWLRSSLFLSFAVALHNFPAGIALGNSLVTGPHLVKSLSITMIAHAIPEGIALVLPLVMAGMPHVAMLIVAIVGIPTGLGAYLGYLFGMFVPGMQALLLGVTVGTIVYIAIFEMIKPAWKERGGLTVTLGILMGGMLGLTLIELFH, encoded by the coding sequence GTGCTTAATGAAGGCATAAACGCTTTTAAAGCCGGGATGCTGGGGCTTTTACTGGGCGGGAGCGGAATTGGAGTTGGGGGAATCATAGCCTTACTTGTGGGGAACGTGCGTCGCAACATCTCCTCCTTCGTCATTCAAGTTTCTGCGGGAATGATGCTGATCATCATCGTACTGGATATCATCCCTGAGAGTGTTTCCATAGGGGGATTTCCGTTAACGACAGTAGGTATCTTATTAGGCCTTTATGGGATCAGACAATTAGAACGCATCGCTCATCGTATAGTCACGATTACGACGGGCTTACATAATGATACATGGTTACGATCGAGCCTGTTCTTGTCATTCGCTGTTGCGCTGCACAACTTCCCTGCCGGTATTGCTCTTGGCAACAGCCTCGTTACTGGTCCGCACCTCGTGAAGAGTCTAAGCATTACGATGATCGCGCATGCCATTCCCGAAGGGATCGCGCTTGTCCTTCCCCTCGTTATGGCGGGTATGCCCCATGTCGCGATGCTTATCGTTGCAATCGTAGGCATTCCTACAGGTCTTGGCGCATATTTAGGCTATTTATTCGGTATGTTCGTTCCAGGGATGCAAGCTTTGCTGTTAGGCGTTACCGTAGGGACCATCGTATATATTGCGATTTTTGAGATGATAAAGCCCGCTTGGAAAGAAAGAGGGGGCTTAACGGTCACACTGGGGATATTAATGGGGGGAATGTTAGGATTAACTCTCATTGAGCTTTTTCATTAA
- a CDS encoding S-layer homology domain-containing protein, which translates to MKKTFKMITMTATAAMLLAFGGQSFAATSTFTDLDNSAAKDKIISLQERGLLKGVSANHFAPRSIMTKAQGIQLIVNALSLNLDLVRFFKEPKASDYFPNAQDDAWYANALIIASVNGLDLPKDLNPDQLLTREEFTHELIHAIEVTGKLPMIKPVPVEIADQDQINVEYSGSIVRALNYGVIKLGEDGKVNPKLIIARSEAAEEVYNALEYLKAPTAPIDENGKLSGLQGIQLITDATGVTPALNEGADPNAALTRETFTVLLVKAMEEAGKLPMINILPADIKDADQIDTLSSGAIQRALKYGIVNLNADGSFEPKAEMTIAQGKAAADNAIAYLKAHPAPAE; encoded by the coding sequence ATGAAGAAGACATTCAAGATGATCACAATGACGGCTACGGCGGCAATGCTGCTTGCTTTTGGAGGGCAGAGCTTCGCGGCGACTTCGACTTTTACGGATTTGGACAATAGCGCGGCAAAAGATAAAATTATTTCCTTGCAGGAACGGGGCTTGCTGAAAGGCGTTTCGGCTAACCACTTCGCGCCGCGTTCCATCATGACGAAGGCACAAGGCATTCAACTGATTGTGAACGCGCTGAGCTTAAACTTGGACTTGGTTCGATTCTTCAAAGAACCGAAAGCATCGGATTACTTCCCGAACGCGCAAGATGACGCTTGGTACGCCAATGCGCTTATCATCGCGTCGGTTAACGGGCTGGATCTGCCGAAGGATCTGAATCCGGATCAGCTGTTGACTCGGGAAGAGTTCACGCATGAGTTGATTCATGCGATCGAAGTGACGGGCAAGCTTCCAATGATCAAGCCGGTTCCCGTCGAGATTGCCGATCAAGACCAAATCAACGTAGAATACTCCGGATCGATCGTACGCGCATTGAACTACGGCGTCATTAAGCTGGGCGAGGATGGCAAAGTGAATCCGAAGCTGATCATTGCCCGTTCGGAAGCAGCCGAAGAAGTCTATAATGCGCTCGAGTACTTGAAAGCACCTACTGCGCCGATAGATGAGAACGGCAAATTATCTGGCCTTCAAGGCATTCAATTGATCACTGATGCGACAGGCGTGACGCCTGCTTTAAATGAGGGAGCAGATCCTAATGCCGCTTTGACGCGTGAAACGTTTACGGTATTACTCGTGAAAGCCATGGAGGAAGCCGGCAAGCTGCCGATGATCAACATCCTACCAGCTGATATCAAGGACGCGGACCAAATCGACACTCTGAGCTCCGGCGCCATTCAACGCGCGCTTAAATACGGCATCGTGAATTTGAACGCGGATGGCAGCTTCGAGCCGAAAGCCGAAATGACAATTGCGCAAGGGAAGGCAGCCGCGGATAACGCGATCGCGTACCTGAAGGCGCATCCTGCGCCAGCCGAGTAA
- a CDS encoding MarR family winged helix-turn-helix transcriptional regulator, producing the protein MSLQIDDDEAVSLKTFVVLSKAFRTVMDRAVKDMKQYELSSSEFTILEVLYTKGRIPLQQIGEKILVTSGSITYNIDKLERKGLLKRVPCEEDRRVIFAEITQAGNDLFGDIFPKHAASIHLMSQSLSREEKLSLIELLKKLGKGVEG; encoded by the coding sequence ATGTCGCTCCAAATTGATGACGATGAGGCGGTTTCACTTAAAACATTCGTTGTTCTTTCCAAAGCGTTCAGAACCGTTATGGATCGAGCAGTTAAAGATATGAAGCAATACGAGCTGTCATCTTCTGAATTTACGATTCTTGAAGTGCTTTACACGAAGGGTCGAATTCCACTGCAGCAAATTGGAGAGAAGATTCTGGTCACAAGCGGAAGCATCACGTATAACATCGATAAGCTGGAGAGGAAAGGGCTTCTCAAGCGGGTCCCATGCGAGGAAGATCGAAGAGTCATCTTTGCGGAAATTACACAAGCTGGGAACGACTTGTTTGGCGACATTTTTCCCAAGCATGCGGCTTCCATACACTTGATGTCACAGAGCTTATCTCGCGAAGAAAAGCTGTCTCTCATTGAGCTTTTAAAGAAATTAGGAAAAGGCGTTGAAGGTTAG
- a CDS encoding DoxX family protein has translation MVALALLIIRVVIGLLFIGHGAQKLFGWFGGYGPRGTGGWMESIGMKPGVLMAVAAGLMELVGGAFFAAGLFTPVAAALIALTMLGAIVKVHGKNGLWVTANGYEYPLVVLVVVIGVAIAGAGDYSLDALIF, from the coding sequence ATGGTAGCATTAGCATTGTTGATTATTCGCGTAGTCATTGGATTGTTGTTTATTGGACACGGAGCACAGAAGTTATTTGGTTGGTTTGGCGGTTACGGTCCGAGAGGAACCGGTGGATGGATGGAATCGATCGGCATGAAGCCCGGCGTACTGATGGCTGTCGCGGCAGGGCTTATGGAATTAGTCGGAGGCGCATTCTTCGCAGCCGGATTATTCACGCCGGTGGCAGCCGCACTTATCGCATTAACCATGCTGGGAGCCATCGTTAAAGTACATGGCAAGAACGGATTATGGGTAACGGCTAACGGATACGAATACCCGCTTGTCGTTCTCGTAGTTGTGATTGGTGTAGCTATTGCCGGTGCAGGCGATTACTCGCTGGATGCACTGATTTTCTAA
- a CDS encoding DUF896 domain-containing protein, which translates to MLNILARINELSRTAKERALTAAEKTEQIELRQQYLRIFRGSVGSLLLNSTIIDPNGMDVTPEKLRQEQARRAAH; encoded by the coding sequence ATGTTGAACATACTTGCTAGAATTAATGAGCTTTCGAGAACAGCGAAAGAAAGAGCTTTAACGGCTGCTGAGAAAACAGAACAAATCGAGCTGCGCCAACAATATCTTCGCATATTCCGTGGTTCTGTAGGCAGCCTGCTCTTGAATTCAACCATTATCGATCCGAATGGAATGGATGTTACCCCTGAGAAGTTAAGACAAGAACAGGCGAGAAGAGCAGCACATTAA
- a CDS encoding c-type cytochrome, which produces MKNKSKWLIAVAGLTLALSIAGCGGNNNNNTSNTGTTNGGNTSTNTPSTNNNAGAGTVDASAAEAVFKSNCVSCHAADLSGGMGPNLQKIGAKLSVDEISTRIHQGGGGMPAFQGQLTDAEITNLAGWLKTKQ; this is translated from the coding sequence ATGAAAAACAAATCCAAATGGTTAATTGCTGTAGCAGGACTCACGCTGGCCTTGTCAATAGCCGGGTGCGGCGGGAACAATAATAACAACACCAGTAATACGGGCACAACGAACGGCGGCAATACGTCAACGAATACGCCGAGCACGAACAATAATGCTGGGGCCGGTACAGTCGATGCATCCGCAGCCGAAGCGGTTTTCAAAAGCAACTGCGTCAGCTGTCATGCGGCGGACTTATCCGGCGGCATGGGTCCTAACTTGCAAAAAATTGGCGCGAAGCTATCCGTAGATGAGATTTCGACCCGCATCCATCAAGGCGGCGGCGGTATGCCGGCTTTCCAGGGACAGCTGACAGATGCTGAAATCACTAATCTAGCTGGCTGGCTGAAGACAAAGCAGTAA
- the tatC gene encoding twin-arginine translocase subunit TatC yields MDINEDVVRHLTELRRRLIIVSACFLVSLCGGLYLSPRILKYIKSSSAAASVEWNVFSFTDGLFIYLRCAFLLAMLCTLPILLYQTWAFVRPGLTLKEAKGTLAYVPFSFFLFLGGISFSYFLVFPMMLRFMMQMNQTIGATETYGIDKYFVFLFSVVFPLGIAFEMPLVMLFLTRLGLLTPERLKTSRKYAYVGLAIVGASISPPDFVSHLSVTVPLLLLFEISAFLSNRFARRNAAASAYSYPDPDPA; encoded by the coding sequence CTGGACATTAACGAAGATGTTGTTAGGCATTTAACGGAGCTCAGGCGAAGGTTGATCATTGTATCTGCCTGCTTCCTCGTGTCCTTGTGCGGAGGCCTTTATTTGTCGCCACGCATTTTGAAGTACATCAAATCAAGCTCTGCTGCGGCATCCGTCGAGTGGAACGTGTTCTCATTCACAGATGGCTTGTTCATCTACTTGAGATGTGCTTTTCTGCTGGCGATGCTTTGTACGCTGCCGATACTTCTTTACCAGACTTGGGCGTTTGTTAGGCCGGGACTGACGCTTAAGGAGGCGAAGGGAACGCTTGCTTATGTGCCATTCTCGTTCTTCTTGTTTCTTGGCGGCATATCGTTCAGCTATTTCCTCGTGTTTCCGATGATGCTCCGCTTCATGATGCAGATGAACCAGACGATCGGAGCAACGGAAACGTACGGCATTGATAAGTATTTTGTCTTTCTGTTCAGCGTGGTCTTCCCGCTAGGCATCGCGTTCGAGATGCCGCTGGTCATGCTGTTCCTGACTAGACTAGGCTTGCTTACGCCGGAGCGGCTGAAAACTTCGCGCAAATATGCTTATGTCGGCTTAGCTATTGTCGGGGCCAGTATCTCACCGCCGGACTTTGTCTCGCATCTGTCGGTGACGGTACCGCTGCTGTTGCTGTTTGAGATTAGCGCGTTTCTGTCGAATCGGTTTGCACGGCGGAATGCAGCGGCTTCGGCGTATTCCTATCCAGATCCAGATCCCGCTTAA
- the tatA gene encoding twin-arginine translocase TatA/TatE family subunit, translating into MFNNIGVSGLLIILLIALIVFGPAKLPMLGRAFGDTLREFRSSTRGIVEEDTVATVEQLEKKDSQKLL; encoded by the coding sequence ATGTTCAATAACATCGGTGTTTCAGGGTTACTCATTATTTTGCTCATTGCGCTCATTGTGTTCGGGCCAGCCAAGCTGCCCATGCTCGGTCGCGCATTCGGCGACACACTGCGTGAATTCCGCAGCTCGACACGAGGCATTGTAGAGGAAGACACGGTCGCTACAGTTGAGCAGCTGGAGAAAAAAGACTCCCAGAAGCTGCTGTAA
- a CDS encoding GMC family oxidoreductase: MVKTLPKTDVVIAGVGWSGGIIAAELTKAGLNVVGLERGKERKTEDYFMVHDELRYALRYELFQDLSKETITFRSNEKIRALPMRSYGSFLIGTGLGGSGVHWNGHTYRFLPYDFQIRSKTIERYGKNKLPPGMSIQDWGITYDELEPYYDKFEKTAGISGSPNPLGGKRSNPYPTPPMKKSPSLQKFTDVATRLNLHPYPLPSANLSENYTNPDGIARVACQYCGYCERFGCEYGAKADPVVTVIPVANKTGKFEIRSHSDVRRVIHKGGKATGVMYIDVTTGEEIIQPADIVVVASYVFNNTRLLLLSGLGKPYDPSTGKGAIGKNYAYQVVKGGAAGFFEKEQFNTYAGAGALGVSLDDYNGDNFDHSNLNFIHGGVITLAQAGARPIQNNPVPSGTATWGKEFKANSLKYANQSLSIGSQGSSMSYQHHYLDLDPTYKDAFGDPLIRITFDFEEQDRELAKFLALKSSEIMKEMGADHIDYLKDLGPYEIMTYQSTHNTGGVIMGANAGDSAINNYCQMWDADNVFVVGASSFPQNAGYNPTNTVGALAYRTAEGILSYRKKGGLLV, encoded by the coding sequence ATGGTAAAAACATTACCGAAAACAGATGTTGTCATTGCCGGCGTCGGCTGGTCAGGCGGCATCATTGCAGCCGAATTAACGAAGGCCGGACTTAACGTCGTAGGCCTTGAGCGCGGGAAGGAACGCAAAACAGAGGATTATTTCATGGTTCATGATGAGCTGCGTTATGCGCTCCGCTATGAGCTGTTCCAGGACTTGTCCAAGGAAACCATCACCTTCCGCAGCAATGAGAAAATTCGTGCTCTGCCGATGCGCTCGTACGGTTCTTTCCTGATTGGCACCGGGCTTGGCGGCTCGGGCGTCCACTGGAACGGTCATACGTACCGCTTCCTTCCGTATGATTTTCAGATTCGCAGCAAGACCATCGAGAGATATGGCAAAAACAAGCTTCCACCCGGCATGTCCATCCAAGACTGGGGGATTACGTACGACGAGCTTGAGCCGTATTACGACAAGTTCGAGAAGACGGCTGGCATATCGGGATCGCCTAATCCGCTCGGCGGCAAGCGAAGCAATCCTTATCCGACGCCTCCAATGAAGAAGTCGCCTTCGCTGCAGAAGTTCACCGATGTTGCGACGCGTCTCAATCTCCATCCTTATCCGCTGCCTTCCGCCAACCTGTCGGAAAATTATACGAACCCAGATGGCATTGCAAGGGTTGCCTGCCAATATTGCGGCTATTGCGAGCGCTTCGGCTGCGAATACGGCGCGAAGGCCGATCCGGTCGTCACGGTCATCCCTGTCGCGAACAAAACCGGCAAATTCGAAATCCGCAGCCATTCCGATGTAAGACGGGTCATACATAAGGGCGGCAAAGCGACCGGGGTCATGTATATCGACGTGACGACAGGCGAAGAAATTATTCAGCCTGCCGATATTGTTGTTGTCGCGAGCTATGTGTTCAACAATACACGCCTGCTCTTGCTGTCTGGACTCGGCAAGCCTTACGACCCTTCGACAGGCAAAGGCGCAATCGGCAAAAACTACGCATATCAAGTCGTCAAAGGAGGAGCTGCTGGCTTCTTCGAGAAGGAACAATTCAATACCTATGCCGGCGCGGGTGCACTTGGCGTATCGCTCGACGACTACAATGGCGACAACTTCGACCACAGCAATTTGAATTTTATCCATGGCGGAGTTATTACGCTGGCCCAAGCTGGTGCGAGACCGATCCAGAATAACCCTGTGCCGTCGGGTACGGCAACCTGGGGCAAAGAATTCAAAGCGAATTCTCTGAAGTATGCGAACCAGTCACTCAGCATCGGCTCGCAAGGTTCATCCATGTCCTACCAGCACCATTACTTGGATCTTGATCCGACCTATAAAGATGCGTTCGGCGATCCGCTCATTCGGATTACGTTCGATTTCGAAGAGCAAGACCGTGAGCTGGCGAAGTTCCTTGCGCTCAAGAGCTCGGAGATTATGAAGGAAATGGGCGCGGACCACATTGACTATTTGAAGGATCTTGGCCCATATGAGATCATGACGTACCAGTCGACCCATAATACAGGCGGAGTTATTATGGGAGCCAACGCCGGAGATTCAGCGATCAACAATTACTGCCAGATGTGGGATGCGGACAACGTATTTGTCGTAGGCGCAAGCTCCTTCCCTCAGAACGCTGGCTACAACCCGACGAACACCGTCGGCGCGCTCGCTTATCGGACAGCAGAAGGCATTCTGAGCTATCGCAAAAAAGGCGGCTTGCTCGTTTGA